In Lentibacillus amyloliquefaciens, one DNA window encodes the following:
- the uvrA gene encoding excinuclease ABC subunit UvrA, whose amino-acid sequence MPSKEIKIQGARAHNLQNIDVSIPKNKFVVLTGLSGSGKSSLAFDTVYAEGQRRYVESLSAYARQFLGQMDKPDVDAIEGLSPAISIDQKTTSNNPRSTVGTVTEIYDYLRLLFARVGHPTCPKHGIEISSQTVQQMVDRILEYPDRTKMQILAPVVSGRKGQHVETIEKLKREGYVRIRVDQEMREVTDDIQLEKNKKHSIEVVVDRIVVKEGISGRLSDSIETALGLGDGKIIVDVIGDEELMFSENHACPICGFSVGDLEPRLFSFNSPFGACPSCDGLGTKLEVDLEFVIPDWNKTLKKHAIAAWEPISSQYYPQLLKSVCDHYGINMNTPVKDLPKNEMDIILYGSGKEKIRFRYKNEFGKLRDNDIYFEGVLNNIGRRYRETSSDFTREHLSKYMANKPCPTCNGHRLKEEALAVLVNGKHISEVTDYAINGAKEFFEHLELSEKEETIAQMILKEINDRLNFLANVGLNYLTLSRSAGTLSGGEAQRIRLATQIGSALTGVLYVLDEPSIGLHQRDNNRLINTLKQMRDLDNTLIVVEHDEETMLAADHLIDIGPGAGEHGGNVVASDTPENVKENKTSLTGQYLAGDKYIPLPIKRRKQNKRNQIKVVGAEENNLKNIDASFPLGLLTVVTGVSGSGKSSLVNEILYKTLAKDLNRAKVKPGKHKRINGLNNLEKVIDIDQSPIGRTPRSNPATYTGVFDNIRDVFAQTNEAKIRGYKKGRFSFNVKGGRCEACHGDGIIKIEMHFLPDVYVPCEVCNGKRYNRDTLEVKYKGKSIADVLDMTIEESLTFFENIPKIKRKLQTVYDVGLGYIKLGQPATTLSGGEAQRVKLASELHRRSNGKTFYILDEPTTGLHTDDINRLMNVLQRLVENGETVLIIEHNLDVIKLADHIIDIGPEGGDGGGEIVATGTPEEVADQEESHTGHYLKPILERERKRMEQDMEQREKIGSK is encoded by the coding sequence ATGCCAAGTAAAGAAATAAAAATTCAAGGTGCCCGTGCACATAATTTGCAAAATATAGATGTCTCCATCCCCAAAAATAAATTTGTCGTGCTGACAGGGCTCTCCGGCTCCGGCAAATCGTCACTCGCTTTTGACACGGTTTATGCTGAAGGACAGCGCCGGTATGTCGAGTCACTGTCTGCTTATGCACGGCAATTTTTAGGGCAAATGGACAAACCTGATGTCGATGCAATTGAGGGTTTGTCACCCGCTATTTCGATTGATCAGAAAACAACAAGCAACAACCCGCGTTCAACGGTGGGCACGGTGACGGAAATATATGATTATCTGCGTTTGCTATTTGCCCGGGTTGGACACCCGACCTGCCCCAAACACGGCATCGAAATCAGCTCTCAGACAGTACAGCAGATGGTTGATCGCATATTGGAATACCCGGATCGGACGAAGATGCAAATACTCGCCCCGGTTGTTTCCGGACGTAAAGGGCAACATGTCGAAACAATTGAAAAGCTGAAAAGGGAAGGTTATGTCCGAATTCGTGTTGATCAGGAAATGCGGGAAGTGACCGATGATATTCAGTTGGAAAAAAATAAAAAACACTCGATTGAAGTAGTTGTCGACCGAATTGTTGTAAAAGAAGGTATTTCAGGACGGTTGAGCGATTCGATTGAGACAGCATTAGGTCTTGGTGATGGGAAGATCATTGTTGATGTCATTGGTGATGAGGAGCTGATGTTCAGTGAAAATCACGCCTGTCCGATTTGCGGCTTCTCAGTCGGTGATCTGGAGCCGCGGCTGTTCTCATTTAATAGTCCGTTTGGCGCCTGTCCAAGTTGTGATGGGCTCGGTACGAAACTTGAGGTGGATTTGGAATTTGTCATCCCGGACTGGAACAAGACACTGAAAAAACATGCAATCGCAGCCTGGGAGCCGATCAGTTCCCAATATTATCCGCAACTTTTGAAAAGTGTGTGTGATCATTATGGTATCAATATGAACACGCCGGTCAAAGATCTCCCGAAGAACGAGATGGATATAATCCTGTACGGAAGCGGCAAAGAGAAAATCCGGTTCCGCTACAAAAATGAATTCGGCAAGCTTCGTGATAACGATATTTATTTTGAGGGTGTGCTGAATAACATTGGGCGCCGGTATCGTGAAACATCTTCAGATTTCACACGGGAGCACTTGTCAAAATATATGGCTAATAAACCTTGCCCGACTTGTAACGGGCATCGTCTTAAAGAAGAAGCACTCGCAGTACTGGTAAATGGCAAACATATCAGTGAAGTGACCGATTATGCCATTAATGGTGCAAAAGAATTTTTTGAACATCTTGAGCTGTCCGAAAAGGAAGAGACAATCGCACAAATGATTTTAAAAGAAATTAATGACCGACTTAATTTCCTTGCCAATGTGGGGCTTAATTATCTGACACTTTCACGCTCAGCGGGAACGTTATCCGGCGGTGAAGCGCAGAGAATACGGCTTGCCACGCAGATTGGATCGGCTTTAACCGGAGTGCTGTACGTGCTGGATGAGCCATCAATCGGGCTGCATCAGCGGGATAACAACCGGCTGATTAATACACTGAAACAGATGCGTGACTTGGATAATACATTAATCGTTGTCGAGCATGACGAGGAAACCATGCTGGCAGCTGACCATCTGATTGATATCGGCCCCGGTGCAGGTGAACACGGCGGAAACGTTGTGGCCAGTGATACGCCGGAAAATGTAAAGGAAAACAAAACATCACTGACAGGGCAGTATTTGGCCGGCGATAAATATATACCGCTGCCGATAAAACGGCGCAAACAAAATAAACGCAATCAAATTAAAGTTGTCGGTGCCGAAGAAAACAACCTGAAAAATATTGATGCTTCTTTCCCGCTTGGACTGCTTACGGTTGTCACAGGTGTTTCAGGTTCCGGCAAAAGTTCGCTGGTTAACGAAATCTTATATAAAACGCTTGCCAAAGATTTGAATCGGGCTAAAGTTAAACCAGGAAAGCATAAAAGGATTAACGGACTTAATAATCTGGAAAAAGTGATCGATATTGATCAGTCTCCCATCGGCCGGACGCCGCGTTCAAACCCGGCAACATATACCGGGGTGTTTGATAATATCCGTGATGTTTTTGCCCAGACCAATGAAGCTAAAATCCGCGGTTACAAAAAGGGGCGTTTCAGTTTTAATGTGAAAGGCGGCCGCTGTGAAGCGTGCCATGGTGACGGCATCATTAAAATTGAAATGCACTTTCTGCCTGATGTCTACGTTCCTTGTGAAGTATGTAACGGCAAGCGCTATAACCGGGACACATTGGAAGTGAAGTATAAAGGAAAAAGTATTGCAGATGTTCTGGATATGACCATTGAAGAATCATTGACCTTTTTTGAAAATATCCCGAAAATCAAACGGAAGCTGCAGACCGTTTATGATGTCGGTCTGGGTTATATCAAATTGGGGCAGCCGGCAACGACTTTATCCGGCGGTGAAGCACAGCGCGTGAAACTTGCCAGTGAACTCCACCGCCGGTCAAACGGCAAAACATTTTATATTCTGGATGAGCCGACAACCGGGCTGCACACAGATGACATTAACCGTCTGATGAATGTTTTGCAGCGACTTGTCGAAAACGGTGAAACTGTCCTGATTATCGAACACAATCTGGATGTCATTAAACTTGCCGATCACATTATTGACATCGGGCCTGAGGGTGGCGACGGCGGCGGCGAAATCGTTGCTACAGGCACACCGGAAGAAGTGGCTGATCAGGAAGAGTCCCATACAGGTCACTATTTGAAGCCAATTTTGGAACGGGAACGCAAACGGATGGAACAGGATATGGAACAACGTGAAAAAATCGGTTCAAAATAG
- a CDS encoding YojF family protein, which produces MKPIEHEKVQQLMQTYINKDVYIHLETTNGAYAGHFNDKAYNVGAYIRNAKLNYSQAKLIGDGKSYRAGLKTELGWVYAEGLTDWTMHKEDQLLLAGHDREGRLMVALHISETPLGQ; this is translated from the coding sequence ATGAAGCCAATTGAACACGAGAAAGTTCAACAGCTAATGCAAACGTATATCAATAAAGACGTTTATATTCATCTGGAAACAACAAATGGTGCATATGCAGGTCATTTCAATGATAAGGCGTATAACGTCGGCGCTTATATACGCAATGCGAAGCTGAATTATTCGCAGGCAAAACTTATTGGAGACGGTAAAAGTTACCGTGCCGGTCTTAAGACAGAATTGGGGTGGGTCTATGCAGAGGGCCTAACCGACTGGACAATGCACAAAGAAGACCAATTACTATTAGCGGGACATGACCGCGAAGGCCGGTTGATGGTGGCATTGCATATCAGTGAAACACCGCTGGGGCAGTAA
- the bshB2 gene encoding bacillithiol biosynthesis deacetylase BshB2: protein MEKHVVVIYPHPDDESFGASGTIAQYRKQGIPVTYLCGTLGEMGRNMGSPLFANRETLPDIRKEELINACAKLDVELRMLGYRDKTIEFEDRDEVSEHLKGILEEIQPSLVLTHYPEYAVHPDHNAMGAAAIEAVRLMDPENRPKVWAQAISNGHVKELGKPDISNDVTPVFDHKMDVILAHKSQASGILGQFQENWATEDMKEAAKKQLGKEQFYIWDFRE, encoded by the coding sequence ATGGAAAAACATGTTGTCGTTATTTATCCACATCCCGATGATGAATCGTTCGGTGCTTCAGGCACGATAGCACAATACCGAAAACAGGGGATTCCCGTGACTTATCTATGCGGTACATTAGGTGAGATGGGAAGAAATATGGGGTCTCCTTTATTTGCCAACCGGGAAACACTGCCTGATATCAGAAAAGAAGAATTGATTAACGCATGCGCGAAATTGGATGTCGAGCTCCGTATGCTCGGATATCGTGATAAAACAATTGAATTTGAGGACAGAGATGAAGTCTCCGAGCATTTAAAAGGGATTCTTGAAGAAATACAGCCTAGCCTTGTCCTCACGCACTATCCGGAGTATGCTGTACATCCTGACCATAATGCAATGGGCGCAGCGGCAATCGAAGCTGTTAGGCTGATGGACCCGGAAAACCGCCCGAAAGTTTGGGCGCAGGCGATCAGCAATGGTCATGTTAAGGAACTTGGGAAACCGGACATAAGCAATGATGTAACACCGGTTTTTGATCATAAAATGGACGTTATTTTAGCTCATAAATCTCAAGCCAGTGGAATTCTAGGCCAGTTCCAGGAAAATTGGGCTACAGAAGATATGAAAGAAGCTGCCAAGAAACAGCTTGGTAAAGAACAGTTTTATATTTGGGATTTTCGTGAATAA
- a CDS encoding PspC domain-containing protein has product MNERLYRSNSERMIKGICGGLAEYFNIDPTIIRLLFVALAFAGGASIYAYLIGIFVIPNEREVH; this is encoded by the coding sequence ATGAATGAACGATTGTATCGATCAAATTCCGAGCGTATGATAAAAGGAATATGCGGCGGGCTGGCAGAGTATTTCAATATTGACCCAACGATTATCCGCCTGCTTTTTGTAGCACTGGCATTTGCAGGAGGTGCATCAATCTACGCTTATCTCATCGGTATTTTCGTCATTCCGAATGAGCGGGAGGTGCATTAA
- a CDS encoding phage holin family protein, whose amino-acid sequence MLLRWLISVFLNAVALIVVAQLFSSFQLEGFGTALLASIILGILNAVIKPILVILTLPVTVLTLGLFLFVINAVTLMITQAIMDESFVIEGFGTAVIAAVVISLLNLILNKLVKDSVTS is encoded by the coding sequence ATGCTGCTTCGCTGGTTAATATCGGTTTTCTTAAATGCTGTTGCATTGATTGTCGTTGCACAGCTGTTCAGCTCTTTCCAGCTGGAGGGCTTTGGCACTGCGCTTTTGGCCAGTATTATCCTTGGCATTCTAAATGCTGTTATTAAGCCGATATTGGTTATTCTGACACTGCCGGTAACAGTCTTGACACTGGGTTTGTTTTTATTCGTCATTAATGCTGTCACATTAATGATTACCCAGGCAATAATGGATGAGTCGTTTGTGATTGAAGGATTTGGAACGGCTGTTATTGCTGCAGTAGTTATTTCGCTGTTGAATTTAATATTGAATAAACTTGTAAAAGATTCTGTAACGTCATGA
- the hprK gene encoding HPr(Ser) kinase/phosphatase, which produces MPKVRTQDLLDNFNLTLVAGEDGVHRELTTSDIHRPGIEMTGYFHYYPRERLQLIGKTEMAYFLDLPDDTKKKRMEQLCTDITPVIVISRGMEIPDVMLETADKAGVPILHSPRQTTRVISRLTNYLESKFAPFTAIHGVLVDIYGVGVLLTGQSGVGKSESALELVKRGHRLVADDSVEIRQEDYDRLIGNSPPLIEHLLEIRGLGIINVMTLFGAGAVRSYKKISLIINLELWDEKKQYDRLGLDEDKMKIMDVKVPKVTIPVRPGRNLAVIIEVAAMNFRLKRMGVNAAEEFSERLTSMIDQGNEID; this is translated from the coding sequence ATGCCAAAAGTCCGTACGCAAGATTTGCTTGATAATTTCAATCTCACGCTGGTTGCAGGCGAAGATGGCGTCCACCGCGAATTAACGACGAGTGATATCCATCGCCCGGGTATTGAAATGACCGGTTATTTTCATTATTATCCGCGGGAACGTCTGCAATTGATTGGAAAAACCGAAATGGCTTATTTTCTTGATTTGCCTGATGATACGAAAAAGAAAAGGATGGAACAGCTATGTACAGATATAACGCCTGTCATTGTTATTTCCCGTGGGATGGAGATTCCTGATGTCATGCTGGAAACAGCGGATAAAGCGGGTGTTCCGATTTTACATTCGCCACGGCAAACGACCCGTGTGATCAGCAGACTGACAAACTATCTGGAATCAAAATTTGCACCCTTCACAGCAATACATGGCGTTCTGGTCGACATATATGGTGTCGGTGTACTGCTGACCGGTCAAAGTGGTGTCGGTAAAAGTGAATCAGCGCTTGAATTAGTGAAACGCGGCCATAGGCTGGTAGCGGATGACAGTGTTGAAATTCGCCAGGAAGATTATGACAGACTGATTGGGAATTCGCCGCCGCTGATTGAACATTTGCTGGAAATTCGCGGGCTGGGCATAATTAATGTTATGACTCTTTTTGGCGCCGGAGCGGTCAGAAGCTATAAGAAGATTTCTCTGATTATCAATCTTGAATTATGGGACGAAAAGAAGCAGTATGATCGGCTTGGTCTGGATGAAGATAAGATGAAAATCATGGATGTTAAAGTTCCAAAAGTTACTATACCTGTTCGTCCGGGAAGAAATCTTGCAGTCATTATTGAAGTGGCGGCCATGAACTTCCGCTTGAAACGGATGGGTGTGAATGCTGCTGAAGAGTTTTCTGAACGATTGACCAGCATGATTGACCAAGGAAACGAAATTGATTAG
- the lgt gene encoding prolipoprotein diacylglyceryl transferase: protein MSCSAPALDPVFLGLGPITIYWYGVIIAFGAFLGLYIATKESDRLGLQKDLMIDLVVFAIPVSIIFARLYYVIFEWDRYVGGPWWDVFAIWEGGIAIHGALIGAVLTAVIFARVRKVPFWQLADIAAPSLILGQAIGRWGNFMNQEAHGGPIAESTFNSFHTYLPDFIMNQMCIDGVMYHPTFLYESVWNILVFIFLLFLRRKNPLRGEVFLSYLITYSAGRLFIEGMRTDSLYVPGTEIRVAQLISIAIILGLLALIWYRRKSGMADKYYDGKKVKKKKKKS from the coding sequence TTGAGTTGCAGCGCACCTGCTTTAGATCCTGTTTTTTTGGGCCTCGGTCCGATTACAATATATTGGTATGGTGTCATCATAGCATTCGGTGCTTTTTTAGGTCTCTATATCGCAACAAAGGAGTCTGATCGGCTCGGACTGCAAAAAGATCTGATGATTGACCTGGTCGTATTTGCCATTCCGGTATCGATTATCTTTGCCCGTCTTTATTACGTTATTTTCGAATGGGACCGCTATGTCGGCGGGCCATGGTGGGATGTCTTTGCCATATGGGAAGGCGGTATAGCCATTCATGGTGCGTTGATTGGTGCTGTCTTGACCGCTGTTATTTTTGCAAGGGTCAGAAAAGTTCCGTTTTGGCAACTGGCAGATATAGCCGCGCCAAGTCTGATACTGGGGCAGGCTATCGGCCGCTGGGGCAACTTTATGAACCAGGAAGCACATGGCGGACCGATAGCAGAATCAACGTTCAACAGCTTTCATACATATTTACCTGACTTTATCATGAACCAAATGTGTATTGACGGTGTTATGTATCACCCGACATTTCTTTATGAATCTGTCTGGAATATATTAGTGTTCATATTCCTTCTGTTTTTGCGTCGTAAAAATCCGCTGCGCGGTGAGGTTTTCCTGAGTTATCTGATCACCTATTCAGCGGGGCGCCTGTTTATCGAGGGGATGCGAACAGACAGCTTATATGTGCCGGGAACCGAAATTCGAGTGGCACAGCTCATTTCAATTGCTATCATTTTGGGGCTTTTGGCTCTGATCTGGTATCGCAGAAAATCAGGGATGGCTGATAAATATTACGACGGCAAAAAAGTCAAAAAGAAGAAAAAGAAGTCGTAA
- a CDS encoding nucleoside recognition domain-containing protein, translated as MTGILNRGLQQGVQVTWTLGKVIFPITLIVTILQYTPVLPWVIKQITPFMKLLGLSGEAAVPLVLGNALNLYAAIGAIVSFDFTVKEVFILAVMLSFSHNLFIESAVASKVGVSWWLISGIRIALALTSAVLINLLWNGGGESAQYGLISSSETVLNGWNDILLQGLQTALVAIGQLALIVIPLMIIMQFFREKGWLNFISDKIGPFTRLLGMEKNTSMTLVAGLTIGLAYGAGLMIQAVEEDGVSKRDMYLALIFLVSCHAVVEDTLVFVPLGIPVLPLLGIRLVTAILLTMAVAFVWRRMENQKRKDAAHEHSYHTL; from the coding sequence TTGACTGGAATTTTAAACCGTGGATTGCAGCAAGGCGTCCAAGTAACGTGGACATTGGGAAAAGTTATTTTTCCGATCACCCTGATTGTAACTATTTTACAATATACACCGGTTTTGCCCTGGGTTATTAAGCAAATCACGCCATTCATGAAGCTGCTGGGCTTATCCGGTGAGGCGGCCGTCCCATTGGTTTTGGGAAATGCATTGAATTTATATGCTGCTATTGGTGCGATCGTATCATTCGATTTTACGGTGAAAGAGGTTTTTATCTTAGCTGTTATGCTGTCTTTTTCCCATAACTTATTTATCGAGTCAGCAGTCGCATCAAAAGTCGGTGTGAGCTGGTGGCTTATCTCAGGCATTCGGATTGCACTTGCCCTGACATCTGCTGTACTAATCAATTTGCTGTGGAATGGAGGAGGCGAGTCTGCTCAGTATGGTCTGATTTCGTCATCGGAAACTGTATTGAACGGCTGGAATGACATTTTGCTTCAGGGCCTGCAAACGGCATTAGTTGCAATTGGCCAGCTGGCGTTAATCGTTATACCATTAATGATTATCATGCAATTTTTCCGTGAGAAAGGATGGCTTAACTTCATTTCGGATAAAATTGGCCCGTTCACCAGATTGCTGGGGATGGAGAAAAATACGTCAATGACACTTGTGGCAGGTCTGACGATTGGGCTTGCTTATGGTGCCGGGCTTATGATTCAAGCGGTGGAAGAAGATGGCGTTTCGAAGCGGGATATGTATTTAGCACTGATTTTCTTAGTATCGTGCCATGCAGTTGTGGAAGACACACTTGTTTTCGTTCCGCTCGGAATCCCTGTTTTGCCGTTATTAGGTATTCGCCTGGTGACAGCAATTCTCCTGACGATGGCTGTAGCGTTTGTTTGGAGACGAATGGAAAATCAGAAAAGAAAGGATGCGGCACATGAACATTCATACCATACTCTTTGA
- the ppaX gene encoding pyrophosphatase PpaX: MNIHTILFDLDGTLIDTNELIIASFMHTFTQHGKSISREQAIEFIGPPLKESLQKADPKLAENMIETYRKHNVEHHDDYVTAFPNVEKTLKALQRNNIQLGVVTTKMRGTVDMGLRVTGLDNYFATIVTLDDVTHAKPHPEPIIKAMTSLNANSSSTLMVGDNSHDIEAGHNAGVKTAGVAWSLKGKETLLTYQPSYMLDDMQDLLGIPGV; encoded by the coding sequence ATGAACATTCATACCATACTCTTTGATCTTGACGGGACATTGATCGATACAAATGAATTAATTATCGCTTCATTTATGCATACATTCACCCAACATGGCAAATCTATTTCCCGCGAACAGGCGATTGAATTTATCGGGCCGCCTTTGAAGGAATCATTGCAGAAGGCTGATCCAAAACTGGCGGAAAATATGATTGAAACATACCGCAAGCATAATGTTGAGCATCATGATGATTATGTAACAGCATTTCCCAACGTAGAAAAAACGTTAAAAGCATTGCAGAGAAACAACATTCAGCTCGGTGTGGTTACGACAAAGATGCGGGGGACAGTCGACATGGGCTTGCGGGTGACAGGTCTTGATAACTATTTTGCGACGATTGTAACACTTGATGATGTGACCCATGCGAAACCGCACCCCGAACCGATTATAAAAGCAATGACGTCATTGAACGCCAATTCATCATCAACTTTAATGGTCGGAGATAATTCACATGATATCGAAGCAGGGCATAATGCAGGTGTTAAAACGGCAGGTGTTGCCTGGTCGTTGAAAGGCAAGGAAACATTACTGACATATCAACCGTCCTATATGCTGGATGATATGCAAGATTTGCTTGGGATTCCGGGAGTGTAA
- a CDS encoding acyltransferase, which translates to MRKTDRYYVEHANSLWMIYKTVSFWKVVKNFIFIQLGRYTPFLGIKNWLYRIFLRMNVGDRTAFALMVMPDIMFPEKISVGSNSVIGYNTTILAHEYLIKEYRIGEVLIGDEVMIGANTTILPGVTIGDGAIISSATLVNQDVPPGAFAGGNPMRVIYTKEEMEERMNGKKD; encoded by the coding sequence ATGCGGAAAACCGATCGCTATTACGTTGAACATGCCAATTCGTTATGGATGATTTATAAAACAGTTTCTTTTTGGAAAGTCGTGAAAAATTTCATCTTCATCCAGTTGGGGAGGTATACACCTTTTCTGGGAATCAAAAATTGGCTCTACCGCATCTTTCTGCGAATGAACGTCGGTGATAGAACAGCATTTGCACTGATGGTCATGCCTGATATCATGTTCCCGGAAAAAATATCAGTCGGCTCTAATAGTGTGATCGGCTATAATACAACGATTTTGGCACATGAGTACTTAATTAAAGAGTACCGAATCGGTGAGGTCTTGATTGGTGATGAAGTCATGATTGGAGCCAATACAACCATTTTACCCGGTGTAACAATCGGTGATGGTGCCATCATTTCCTCCGCAACGCTTGTTAATCAGGATGTACCGCCGGGAGCGTTCGCAGGCGGCAATCCAATGCGGGTGATTTATACGAAGGAAGAGATGGAGGAGCGGATGAACGGGAAAAAAGATTAA
- a CDS encoding nicotinate phosphoribosyltransferase: MEYENLTMHTDKYQINMMYAHWKNNSHNRRAVFDAYIRKNPFRNGYTVFAGLERIVHYINNLKFTEEDIAFLKQQEENYEEAFLEELRRFTFTGNIYAMREGEVVFPNEPLIRIDARIFEAQLIETAILNMMNYQSLIATKASRIKQVVNNDTLIEFGTRRAQEADAAVWGARAAYIAGFHGTSNTRAGKLFNIPAKGTHAHSWIQDHDSEEEAFTNFAKALPDQTILLVDTYNTLRSGIPNAIKTGKMLEAQGKKLKGIRLDSGDLARLSIEGRQMLDEAGMEHTEIMASNDLDEEVIMHLKLQGAKIDSWGVGTKLITGGRKPSLGGVYKLVAREDKNELIPVIKLSDDLEKVTTPGLKKVYRIINRKTNKSEGDYIALEHETVDDKPLKMFDPFFPQKFKYVSNYEAIDLLEPIFVNGNQVYDLPELEEIHRYHEKQLSFIWHETLRLLNPQTYYVDLSYDLWKTKQDLIEERRIH; this comes from the coding sequence ATGGAATACGAAAATCTGACAATGCACACGGATAAGTATCAAATAAATATGATGTATGCCCATTGGAAAAACAACTCGCATAACAGACGGGCTGTTTTTGATGCATACATCCGAAAGAATCCTTTTCGGAATGGCTATACGGTATTCGCCGGGCTCGAGCGGATTGTGCATTATATTAATAACCTGAAGTTTACAGAAGAGGATATCGCTTTTTTAAAGCAGCAGGAAGAGAATTATGAAGAGGCGTTTCTGGAAGAGCTGCGGCGCTTTACTTTTACAGGAAACATTTACGCCATGCGTGAAGGCGAAGTTGTTTTTCCAAATGAACCGCTCATCCGGATTGATGCGCGAATTTTTGAAGCACAGCTGATTGAAACAGCTATTTTAAATATGATGAACTACCAGAGTCTGATTGCAACCAAGGCAAGCCGCATCAAGCAGGTAGTCAACAATGATACACTGATTGAGTTTGGTACGAGACGGGCACAGGAAGCGGATGCGGCTGTATGGGGAGCACGTGCAGCTTATATTGCCGGTTTTCATGGAACGTCAAATACGCGTGCCGGCAAACTTTTTAATATTCCAGCCAAGGGAACGCATGCGCATTCCTGGATTCAGGACCATGACAGTGAAGAAGAAGCCTTTACGAATTTTGCTAAAGCTCTGCCCGATCAGACCATATTGCTTGTCGATACGTATAATACATTGAGGTCAGGAATCCCTAATGCAATCAAAACCGGTAAAATGCTCGAAGCGCAAGGAAAAAAACTCAAAGGGATACGTCTTGACAGTGGTGACTTGGCTAGACTGTCCATCGAAGGCAGGCAAATGCTTGATGAAGCCGGCATGGAGCACACCGAAATCATGGCTTCCAACGATCTCGATGAAGAGGTTATCATGCATCTGAAACTGCAAGGGGCTAAAATTGATTCCTGGGGTGTTGGAACGAAATTGATTACCGGTGGCAGAAAGCCGTCACTCGGCGGTGTGTACAAACTCGTTGCCAGAGAAGATAAAAATGAGCTGATCCCGGTCATTAAACTGTCTGACGATTTGGAGAAAGTGACAACACCCGGTCTTAAGAAGGTATACCGGATCATCAACCGCAAGACGAATAAGTCGGAAGGGGACTATATCGCACTTGAACATGAAACAGTGGACGATAAACCGCTCAAGATGTTCGATCCTTTTTTTCCGCAAAAGTTCAAGTATGTGAGCAATTATGAAGCGATTGACCTCCTGGAGCCAATTTTTGTCAATGGCAACCAGGTGTATGACTTGCCGGAACTGGAGGAAATTCACCGCTATCATGAAAAGCAGCTTTCCTTTATATGGCATGAAACATTGAGACTCTTGAATCCACAAACTTATTATGTTGATTTGAGCTATGATTTGTGGAAGACGAAGCAGGATCTGATTGAGGAACGCAGGATACACTAA
- a CDS encoding glycerol-3-phosphate responsive antiterminator: MEIPSGVIPAIKNMKDFEKVLESDHTTIVFLETRLAQLKSLVQYSKRADKKVLVHFDLIQGLKTDEYGMEFLIRHIKPDGIISTRGNIIKLAKKNKLLAIQRTFLLDSMAVEHNLKLIERFQPDCIELLPGLIPDIIKQISEETGVPVIAGGLVRNKIEVSSALDAGAVAVSTSNNELWKIY; this comes from the coding sequence ATGGAAATTCCTTCAGGTGTAATCCCGGCAATTAAAAATATGAAAGATTTTGAGAAGGTTTTGGAATCAGATCATACGACTATTGTTTTTCTGGAAACCAGGCTTGCTCAGTTGAAAAGTTTGGTTCAGTATTCGAAGCGGGCTGATAAAAAAGTTTTGGTTCACTTCGATTTAATTCAGGGGTTAAAAACTGATGAATATGGTATGGAATTTCTAATCCGCCATATCAAACCGGATGGTATTATTTCGACAAGAGGCAATATAATTAAGCTGGCTAAAAAAAATAAATTGCTGGCTATTCAACGCACGTTTTTATTAGATAGTATGGCGGTTGAGCATAATTTAAAGCTGATAGAACGGTTTCAGCCGGATTGTATTGAACTATTGCCCGGGCTTATTCCCGATATAATTAAACAAATCAGTGAGGAAACTGGTGTACCTGTCATTGCAGGTGGTTTGGTGAGAAACAAAATAGAAGTTTCTTCTGCTCTGGACGCAGGGGCAGTTGCTGTATCCACCTCAAATAATGAATTATGGAAGATATATTAA